A window of Mytilus edulis chromosome 10, xbMytEdul2.2, whole genome shotgun sequence contains these coding sequences:
- the LOC139493260 gene encoding uncharacterized protein: MKVFVFVLLAILLVTVESRRRGGKGKGKGKKPGHGRMPSLPFMCEAPVTLCQGAEMTLKCDDDETIMVAEATYGDITCVGDIRASPSTCTDTGATANVQTLCDGKISCTFTANDATFTTSTCAADKAENLMVRYKCKDNRAFALYGETTDISCPTGTQIEITKPLCSAPPCTPDIPTDCNGKTECTVDGPTMAFVDGTCMEPRVKVEWKCNTAK; the protein is encoded by the exons ATGAaggtatttgtgtttgttttattagCCATTTTATTGGTAACAGTTGAAAGTCGACGACGAGGCGGAAAGGGAAAAGGAAAGGGAAAGAAACCCGGACATGGAAGGATGCCGAGTCTACCATTTATGTGTGAAG CACCTGTTACTCTCTGTCAAGGAGCAGAGATGACTCTCAAGTGTGATGATGATGAAACAATTATGGTTGCCGAGGCTACGTATGGCGATATAACTTGTGTTGGCGATATCCGTGCAAGCCCGTCTACATGTACAGATACAGGTGCCACTGCCAATGTTCAGACATTGTGTGATGGCAAAATATCTTGTACATTCACAGCCAATGATGCCACTTTCACAACCTCTACATGTGCTGCTGATAAGGCGGAAAACTTGATGGTCAGATATAAATGCAAAg ATAACAGAGCTTTTGCACTTTATGGAGAAACTACAGACATAAGTTGTCCAACTGGTACCCAGATTGAGATTACAAAACCTCTGTGTAGCGCTCCACCATGTACTCCTGATATACCGACTGACTGTAATGGGAAAACAGAATGTACTGTTGATGGACCGACGATGGCATTTGTTGATGGGACTTGCATGGAACCGCGAGTTAAAGTCGAGTGGAAATGTAACACGGCTAAATAA
- the LOC139493262 gene encoding potassium channel subfamily K member 2-like — MEGKTLLILILVLFVYSLIGGAIMMALEQTNEETATTDITTTLSTFLTDHSSCMTNSELAAFLSEVRAAYDSGVLSVNGSTTAATQWDFGNSYFFVLTAITTIGYGNQTPATKGGQAFIVIFALIGIPVTGLMIAGLAEKIKKFYSYLKTKTIPCLEKYTKTENVLKHLLIYLTIICLLILIPSAIFYTIEGWTYGEAIYYSLITFTTIGFGDFVVGTENEGGTRIVYKLLVIIWIFIGLACLVTLIGECTETLKAFTEKREKEKVKDGSNIRDTDKDVNIKTDVANGDFTKVA, encoded by the exons ATGGAAGGAAAAACCTTGTTAATCCTAATACTTGTTTTGTTTGTGTATTCTTTGATTGGTGGAGCTATAATGATGGCGCTAGAACAGACCAATGAGGAAACAGCTACAACAGATATAACAACTACATTGTCAACATTTCTAA CCGACCACTCATCTtgcatgacaaacagtgaattaGCAGCTTTCTTATCGGAGGTAAGAGCTGCCTATGATAGTGGCGTGTTGTCAGTAAACGGAAGTACTACTGCTGCCACACAGTGGGATTTCGGGAATTCATATTTCTTTGTTCTAACAGCGATAACTACAATTG GATATGGCAATCAAACACCAGCAACAAAAGGTGGACAGGCTTTCATTGTTATTTTTGCTTTAATTGGAATTCCAGTTACAGGGTTGATGATTGCAGGACTtgcagaaaaaataaagaaattctaTAGTTATTTAAAAACTAAGACAATACCATGTTTGGAAAAATATACCAAAACTGAAAATGTGTTAAAACATTTGTTGATATATTTGACTATTATTTGTTTACTGATATTGATACCGTCGGCTATATTTTACACAATAGAAGGCTGGACATACGGAGAAGCCATTTATTATAGTTTGATAACCTTCACAACGATTGGATTCGGAGATTTTGTTGTTG GTACTGAAAATGAAGGTGGTACACGAAttgtttacaaacttttagttATCATATGGATATTTATTGGCCTTGCATGCCTTGTGACCCTTATTGGAGAATGTACAGAAACATTAAAAGCTTTCACTGAGAAAAGGGAAAAGGAAAAG GTGAAGGATGGAAGTAACATCCGGGATACAGATAAAGATGTTAACATAAAG aCTGACGTTGCAAATGGTGATTTTACAAAGGTGGCGTAA